A portion of the Macaca thibetana thibetana isolate TM-01 chromosome 9, ASM2454274v1, whole genome shotgun sequence genome contains these proteins:
- the LOC126963145 gene encoding period circadian protein produces MEPDRTGSNRTRRERNGPDQTGSNRTRPDRTGSNRKKPDQTGPDRVKPDQTRPDRIRPDRTGSNRIKPYQTRMDRTRSNRIKPHEAGSSRIGPDETGSHQMKPDQTGSDRIKPDQTGRERIKPDQTGSNRKKPDQTGRNRIGPDQTGSNWIKPDRTRSNRIKPD; encoded by the coding sequence atggaaccggatcggaccggatcaaaccggactaGACGGGAACGGAAcggaccggatcaaactggatcaaaccggaccagaccggatcgaaccggatcaaaccggaagaaaccagatcaaaccggaccagaccgggtGAAACCAGATCAAACCAGACCAGACCGGATTagaccggatcggaccggatcaaaccggatcaaaccatatcagaccaGAATGGATcggaccagatcaaaccggatcaaaccgcatgAAGCTGGATCAAGCCGGATCGggccggatgaaaccggatcgcaccagatgaaaccggatcaaaccggatcggaccggatcaaaccggatcaaaccggacgaGAACGGATTAAACCGGAccagactggatcaaaccggaagaaaccggatcaaaccggaagaaaccggatcggaccggatcaaaccggatcgaactggatcaaaccggatcggaccagatcaaaccggatcaaaccggactag